One Thermogemmatispora onikobensis DNA window includes the following coding sequences:
- a CDS encoding MDR family MFS transporter, with the protein MQRRRRGILVPGAPFPPSFWILVGGIFVNRFGSFVGVFLLVYLTAQGYPTAQAGFAAGAYGLGSMAAALFGGSLADHRGRRWTIVVAMFSSAAATLALSQARAMPALVGLATLAGFCAALYRPAASALLTELVPREQRLPAFAWYRFALNVGFTAGPLLAGFFASHAFFFLIFLTDAFSSVIFGVLALVALPAESSGAAQQQPPTRAGFVEALHHDPRFLLFLLGSLAVAMVYFQHQSTLVLQVHSLGLSNAVYGALLSLNGLVVIVFELPLSQVTSKCPLLPLIAIGWLLTALGFGLVAFASNLVFLASTVILWSVGEILHHPASAAYVADLAPAHLRGRYQGVWDLTWNLAQTAGPPLGTLAFSWDAPRFWWLCGLLTSVAVLPLVLGQAPDQASIQAARPSAETPALRRSGPPPSPLRKKSGPPGRRSRALLNYLSLLPKGTDVDLRTIQQVICCSYPQARHLVEALERQGYVLRAAGPRRRYCLHPSYRPAAVRLRHQ; encoded by the coding sequence ATGCAACGACGACGAAGAGGCATCCTGGTGCCAGGGGCACCGTTCCCCCCCTCCTTCTGGATTCTGGTAGGCGGTATCTTCGTGAACCGGTTCGGCAGCTTTGTCGGGGTCTTTCTCCTGGTCTATCTGACGGCTCAAGGCTACCCCACAGCGCAAGCAGGCTTCGCTGCAGGAGCCTATGGGCTGGGCAGCATGGCCGCAGCTCTCTTCGGTGGCTCTCTGGCAGACCACCGGGGAAGACGGTGGACTATCGTGGTCGCCATGTTCTCTTCCGCCGCAGCCACCCTGGCCTTATCACAGGCGCGTGCCATGCCGGCGCTGGTGGGCCTGGCGACCCTGGCCGGCTTCTGTGCTGCCCTCTATCGTCCGGCGGCCAGCGCTTTGTTGACCGAGCTGGTGCCGAGGGAGCAGCGCCTGCCCGCCTTCGCCTGGTACCGGTTTGCCCTCAATGTCGGCTTTACTGCCGGTCCGCTCCTGGCTGGCTTCTTCGCCAGCCATGCCTTCTTCTTCTTGATCTTCCTGACAGATGCGTTCTCCTCCGTCATCTTCGGCGTGCTGGCCCTGGTCGCTTTGCCCGCTGAGAGCAGTGGTGCAGCTCAGCAGCAGCCACCCACAAGAGCCGGATTCGTGGAAGCCCTTCATCACGATCCTCGTTTTCTGCTCTTCCTGCTCGGCTCCCTGGCAGTGGCCATGGTGTACTTCCAGCATCAGTCCACGCTTGTTCTGCAGGTGCACAGTCTGGGTCTGTCCAACGCCGTCTATGGAGCGCTGCTTTCGCTCAATGGCCTGGTAGTCATCGTGTTCGAGCTGCCTCTCAGCCAGGTCACCAGCAAATGCCCTTTGCTGCCACTGATTGCCATAGGATGGCTGCTTACCGCCCTGGGATTTGGGCTGGTCGCCTTTGCCTCCAACCTGGTGTTCCTGGCCAGTACAGTGATACTCTGGAGTGTGGGCGAGATCCTCCATCACCCCGCCTCTGCCGCCTACGTCGCCGATCTGGCGCCAGCGCACTTGCGTGGTCGTTACCAGGGTGTCTGGGATCTCACCTGGAACCTTGCCCAGACAGCCGGGCCGCCGCTGGGGACCCTGGCCTTTTCCTGGGACGCTCCCAGATTCTGGTGGCTGTGTGGTTTGCTCACCAGTGTTGCTGTGCTGCCTCTTGTGCTCGGGCAAGCGCCAGACCAGGCGTCCATACAGGCAGCACGTCCCAGCGCAGAGACTCCTGCGCTGCGGAGGTCGGGTCCCCCTCCCTCCCCCCTCCGGAAGAAATCTGGGCCTCCAGGCAGACGCTCGCGTGCGCTGCTCAACTATCTGAGCCTTCTTCCAAAAGGCACTGATGTAGACCTTCGTACCATCCAGCAGGTGATATGTTGCTCGTATCCCCAGGCACGTCATCTGGTAGAGGCCCTGGAACGACAGGGCTATGTGCTTCGTGCGGCGGGACCACGCCGGCGCTATTGCCTGCATCCGTCCTACCGTCCTGCAGCCGTTCGTCTCCGTCACCAGTGA
- a CDS encoding DinB family protein produces MNTEVSRSAPSTTAYPDRSALCAQLEETRLAFHALVASLSEEVWHSKHTASAWTVRELLSHIVDGLAHAPDAIDHARHGKPFLNLPPFLHWLTAPANFWLSKWHARGQTRQTILARYDAAHQVLLHKIEGIRDDEWSRGAPCYGEGYKTVLDLCVLPIRHLSEHAAQLPRAREAR; encoded by the coding sequence ATGAATACTGAGGTTTCACGTTCTGCCCCGTCAACAACGGCTTATCCTGATCGCTCAGCACTCTGCGCCCAGCTGGAGGAAACTCGCCTGGCCTTTCACGCTCTGGTAGCGTCCCTTTCGGAAGAAGTGTGGCACAGCAAACATACCGCTTCTGCCTGGACCGTCCGCGAGCTGCTCTCACACATCGTGGATGGGCTTGCCCATGCCCCAGATGCTATCGATCATGCCCGGCACGGCAAGCCGTTCCTCAATCTCCCACCATTTTTACACTGGCTGACCGCCCCAGCTAATTTCTGGCTGAGTAAGTGGCACGCGCGCGGGCAGACACGCCAGACCATTCTGGCGCGCTATGATGCCGCTCATCAGGTCCTGCTCCACAAGATTGAAGGAATCCGCGATGACGAATGGAGTCGCGGCGCGCCCTGCTATGGCGAGGGCTACAAGACCGTGCTGGACCTGTGCGTGTTGCCCATTCGCCATCTTTCGGAACACGCCGCCCAACTTCCCAGGGCGCGAGAGGCCAGGTAA
- a CDS encoding thioesterase II family protein: MISLDPAQWVRRPRRLDQPALRLFCLPYAGGDHTLFHRWPDLLPEAVRDHLEICPIQLPGRAHRVREYPLFTSMPMLINTLVPPTLAASPLAPWLDRPFAFFGAGLGGLIAFELARALSTRHQLSPVALCVAACRAPHLPGPHPLEGMEHFSDEEVIEHVRALGGTPEYVLADVRLLPVILPKLRADALLEATYAYVPDIGLDCPITVSGGEQDGFVGIPELLAWQAHTHSTFRLQQFPGDHFFVRDAPARDRTLLLEQIGRTCCKTCGQISADASSAPVQR; encoded by the coding sequence ATGATCTCGCTAGACCCTGCACAGTGGGTGCGCCGTCCACGGCGCCTTGACCAGCCCGCACTACGGTTGTTCTGCCTTCCCTATGCCGGTGGTGATCATACCCTGTTTCATCGCTGGCCTGATCTCTTGCCAGAGGCAGTGCGTGATCACCTGGAAATTTGTCCGATCCAGCTCCCCGGTCGTGCGCATCGGGTTCGAGAATACCCCCTATTCACCTCTATGCCCATGCTCATTAACACACTTGTCCCGCCGACTCTGGCTGCTTCTCCGCTCGCTCCCTGGCTGGATCGACCATTTGCGTTCTTTGGGGCAGGTCTCGGAGGGCTGATTGCCTTTGAACTGGCGCGGGCGCTCTCTACGCGGCATCAGTTGTCACCAGTGGCACTTTGCGTTGCGGCCTGTCGCGCACCGCATCTTCCAGGCCCCCATCCACTTGAGGGGATGGAGCACTTCTCCGATGAAGAGGTCATCGAGCACGTGCGCGCTCTGGGTGGAACTCCTGAATATGTTCTGGCCGATGTGCGGCTCCTGCCGGTGATCCTCCCCAAGCTGCGGGCCGACGCGCTGCTGGAAGCAACCTATGCCTATGTCCCGGACATTGGACTCGATTGCCCAATCACGGTCTCTGGTGGGGAACAGGATGGGTTCGTAGGCATCCCCGAACTGCTAGCCTGGCAGGCGCATACGCACAGCACGTTTCGGCTCCAGCAATTTCCCGGGGATCATTTCTTTGTACGTGATGCGCCCGCGAGAGATCGCACTCTCCTATTGGAGCAGATTGGCAGGACGTGTTGCAAGACGTGCGGACAGATATCTGCCGACGCAAGCTCTGCTCCCGTGCAGCGATGA
- a CDS encoding acyl carrier protein — translation MHIEVQPEQVVVTTGEAGYQERAIVARSRAGQEGSASPVEQQVHHDGVEQGIPLENGQQERQRWSQGVGRASSELEAHLCHLFSQILDRDPGQVDRDTDFFEAGGDSLDVATLLTSIHEQFQIDLDPFVVFDHPILGELLTIMETLVVAPQRDESDICSQAEEAPR, via the coding sequence GTGCACATTGAGGTGCAGCCAGAGCAGGTCGTGGTCACCACCGGGGAAGCCGGCTACCAGGAACGCGCCATCGTGGCCCGGTCCCGAGCTGGCCAGGAGGGGTCTGCCTCACCGGTAGAGCAGCAGGTCCACCATGATGGCGTCGAGCAAGGCATCCCTCTTGAGAACGGTCAGCAGGAGAGACAGCGCTGGAGCCAGGGCGTCGGGCGCGCGTCCAGCGAGCTGGAAGCGCACCTCTGCCACCTGTTCAGCCAGATTCTCGATCGGGATCCAGGCCAGGTCGATCGAGACACCGATTTCTTTGAGGCCGGTGGCGACTCTCTCGATGTTGCCACCCTCCTGACCAGCATCCATGAGCAGTTCCAGATCGATCTTGATCCGTTCGTCGTCTTCGACCATCCAATCCTGGGGGAGCTGCTGACTATCATGGAGACGCTGGTCGTGGCCCCGCAGAGAGATGAGTCTGACATCTGCAGCCAGGCTGAGGAGGCCCCGCGATGA
- a CDS encoding WD40/YVTN/BNR-like repeat-containing protein, translating to MKTFLAITSYGLAAATGGQHDAWSVEMLLDEQAVTCLAVDPLNPQVLYVGTRGNGVLCSNDGGRTWRPAGLAGYFIKALAASPTQPGTVYAGTKPARVFVSHNSGASWTELVAFRRIRSRWFWFTPAEKPHSAYVQAIALSPTDPKTIVVGVEFGAVVQSRDGGHSWTGHRRGALRDCHSLAFHVSNGSWVYEAGGTGAGVSVSRDAGVTWTQPREGLDRHYGWAVAADPACPEVWYASLSPSPGSAHSEHNAQAVIARSVGDAPWQLLAGGLPQPLNHMPYALLTDPAAPGHVYAGLANGEVWHSTHYGESWRRLPVQFENIHRTLVLLSSGKADLS from the coding sequence ATGAAGACCTTTCTGGCAATCACCAGTTACGGACTGGCCGCTGCCACGGGCGGTCAGCATGATGCCTGGTCTGTCGAGATGCTGCTCGACGAGCAGGCGGTGACCTGCCTGGCCGTCGATCCGCTGAATCCACAGGTGCTCTATGTGGGAACCAGGGGCAATGGAGTGCTGTGCTCGAACGATGGCGGCAGAACCTGGCGCCCAGCAGGATTAGCTGGATACTTCATCAAAGCCCTGGCCGCCAGCCCGACCCAGCCCGGAACGGTCTACGCCGGGACCAAACCAGCGCGCGTCTTCGTTTCGCACAATAGCGGCGCGAGTTGGACGGAGCTGGTCGCGTTTCGGCGCATTCGCTCGCGCTGGTTCTGGTTCACGCCTGCTGAAAAGCCTCACAGTGCTTACGTGCAGGCGATTGCGCTCTCGCCCACCGACCCCAAAACCATTGTGGTGGGCGTTGAGTTTGGAGCGGTGGTGCAAAGCCGCGATGGGGGGCACTCGTGGACAGGCCACCGTCGGGGTGCGCTGCGCGATTGCCATTCCCTTGCTTTCCATGTCAGCAATGGCTCCTGGGTCTACGAGGCGGGCGGTACTGGGGCGGGCGTCTCGGTCAGTCGGGATGCTGGCGTTACCTGGACGCAACCCAGGGAAGGGCTTGACCGGCACTATGGTTGGGCCGTTGCTGCCGATCCTGCCTGTCCAGAGGTCTGGTATGCCTCCCTGTCTCCCAGTCCTGGATCAGCCCACAGCGAGCACAATGCTCAAGCGGTCATTGCTCGTTCAGTTGGAGACGCGCCCTGGCAACTCCTGGCAGGGGGGTTACCGCAGCCACTCAATCATATGCCGTACGCGCTGCTCACCGATCCTGCGGCCCCGGGCCATGTCTACGCTGGTCTCGCCAATGGCGAGGTCTGGCATTCAACTCATTACGGTGAAAGCTGGCGTCGTCTGCCAGTCCAGTTTGAAAACATTCACCGGACGTTGGTGCTGCTCTCGTCAGGAAAAGCGGATCTGTCATAG
- a CDS encoding LuxR C-terminal-related transcriptional regulator: MWLVTRLHVPGLRPQLVHRPRLIKQLQQGMQARLILLSAPTGFGKTTLLAQWLAERQIPAAWASLEPADNDPVRFLTVLIATLQRVDAQLGMSALACLQPSPPAPSPSPETVVALLVNDLHQHTSRDFVLVLDDYHVIETKVLHQVVTYLVEHAPLHLHVIIATRTDPALPLARLRARNHLCEMRAAQLQFRPEEASTFLQEVMGLDLSAEVCTTLQHRTEGWIAGLQLAALSLREHADVQQFLSEFTGSHRYIVDYLTEEVLARQPEDVQSFLLQTSLLERFTSPLCNAVTGRSNAEQMLGYLEQANLFLVPLDEQRQWYRYHHLFAEVLRARLQRQMGSAELAALYRRASAWYEQNGMQALAVEAALSAGDFRQAARLIDIDAPLARSMLLGYEARTLIGWLERFPREVVFTDARLCLLSAYSLGIAETTDAYEAPLAAAERLFQAEGNRTGLGQAYTLRTLAASLRGDTEQAIRYGSQAFELLPDDALIERSVAANGLAEGYRLVGDVAAARQILIETRPLREQTGNVASVLGDTLACGDLLVMQGRLHEAAALYRSVLEKAGERQSFSVRALLGLGNIARERNELDQAEANLAQAITIADKIQDQVLLAHAALLSARAVQARGDAGRARDAWASSLKLAQACSSMGLLEQAQAYQARGWLQQGCMEEVSRWRQTCPLALDAPPHYQQEVIALTLVRVLLAQGEGSEALRLLARWHHHARAQGRTGSEIEMLVLSALIHSKQGKVEQSVQLLQQTLLLAAPEGYVRVLVDEGESMAALLHMVLSRRKGKNEADYVQRVLSALQAEQRTPGSFSFSAPPREPPLEALTAREQKVLRGLSAGLSNAEIAAELVVSINTVKTQARSIYRKLNVKNRQEAVATAQTWKLL; this comes from the coding sequence GTGTGGCTTGTCACCAGGCTCCACGTTCCTGGTCTGCGTCCGCAACTTGTCCATCGTCCTCGCCTGATCAAGCAACTCCAGCAGGGGATGCAGGCCAGGCTCATTCTCCTCTCTGCCCCTACCGGCTTCGGCAAAACGACGCTGCTGGCTCAATGGCTCGCCGAGCGTCAGATACCTGCTGCCTGGGCTTCCCTGGAGCCAGCAGACAACGATCCAGTGCGTTTTCTCACCGTCCTGATCGCCACCCTCCAGCGGGTTGATGCTCAACTTGGCATGAGCGCCCTTGCGTGCTTGCAGCCGTCCCCTCCCGCGCCCTCGCCGTCGCCTGAGACAGTCGTGGCCCTGCTGGTGAATGATTTGCACCAGCACACCTCGCGGGATTTCGTCCTCGTCCTTGATGACTATCATGTCATTGAGACAAAAGTGCTTCATCAAGTGGTGACCTATCTGGTGGAACACGCTCCATTACATCTCCATGTGATCATCGCCACTCGCACTGATCCCGCACTTCCTCTCGCTCGCCTGCGGGCACGAAACCACCTCTGCGAGATGCGGGCGGCCCAGTTGCAGTTTCGGCCTGAGGAGGCAAGCACCTTTCTGCAAGAGGTCATGGGACTTGACCTCTCGGCTGAAGTCTGCACCACTCTCCAGCATCGCACGGAAGGCTGGATTGCCGGGTTGCAACTGGCGGCGCTTTCCCTGCGAGAACACGCGGACGTCCAGCAATTTCTTAGTGAATTCACGGGCAGCCACCGCTATATCGTCGATTATCTCACCGAAGAGGTACTTGCTCGCCAACCAGAGGACGTTCAGTCCTTCCTGCTGCAAACCTCACTCCTCGAACGGTTCACCAGCCCGTTGTGCAATGCTGTGACCGGGCGGAGCAACGCGGAGCAAATGCTCGGCTACCTGGAACAAGCCAACCTGTTCCTCGTCCCGTTGGATGAGCAGCGGCAGTGGTATCGCTATCATCACCTGTTTGCTGAGGTGCTGCGGGCGCGCTTACAACGGCAGATGGGGAGCGCAGAGTTGGCAGCTCTGTATAGGCGTGCGAGCGCCTGGTATGAGCAGAATGGGATGCAAGCCCTTGCCGTCGAGGCGGCGCTCTCGGCGGGCGATTTCAGACAAGCGGCGCGCTTGATCGACATTGACGCTCCCCTCGCCCGGTCCATGCTTCTGGGCTACGAGGCGCGGACCCTCATAGGCTGGTTGGAACGCTTCCCGCGCGAGGTGGTGTTTACGGATGCCCGTCTCTGCCTGCTCTCTGCCTACAGTCTGGGCATTGCAGAAACCACTGACGCCTACGAAGCTCCCTTAGCAGCGGCGGAACGCCTCTTTCAAGCGGAAGGCAATCGCACAGGCTTGGGTCAGGCTTACACGTTACGAACCCTGGCGGCAAGCTTGCGTGGGGATACGGAACAGGCAATCAGATACGGCTCGCAGGCATTCGAGTTGTTGCCGGATGATGCTTTGATCGAACGCAGCGTCGCTGCCAACGGGCTGGCGGAAGGCTACCGGCTGGTTGGGGATGTGGCAGCAGCAAGACAGATATTGATCGAGACACGCCCGCTACGCGAGCAAACTGGCAATGTTGCAAGCGTGCTGGGTGATACTCTTGCCTGTGGTGACTTGCTCGTCATGCAGGGGAGGTTACACGAGGCCGCTGCACTCTATCGTTCTGTGCTCGAAAAAGCAGGCGAGCGCCAAAGCTTTAGTGTCCGTGCTCTGCTTGGCCTGGGGAACATCGCGCGCGAGCGCAACGAACTCGACCAGGCAGAGGCAAACCTTGCTCAGGCGATCACCATTGCCGACAAGATCCAGGATCAGGTGTTGCTGGCGCACGCAGCGCTTCTCTCTGCCAGGGCTGTTCAAGCGCGCGGGGATGCCGGGCGAGCGCGAGATGCCTGGGCTTCGTCGCTGAAATTGGCTCAAGCGTGCAGCTCTATGGGCCTGCTCGAGCAGGCCCAGGCTTACCAGGCCCGCGGCTGGCTCCAACAGGGGTGCATGGAGGAGGTGAGCCGCTGGCGGCAAACTTGCCCCCTCGCTCTTGATGCTCCCCCTCATTACCAGCAAGAAGTGATCGCGCTCACCCTGGTACGCGTGTTGCTCGCTCAGGGGGAGGGGAGTGAAGCCCTTCGCTTGCTAGCTCGCTGGCACCACCATGCCAGGGCCCAGGGGCGCACTGGCAGCGAAATTGAGATGCTGGTGCTCTCAGCGCTTATCCATTCGAAGCAGGGCAAGGTTGAGCAATCCGTACAATTGCTTCAGCAGACCCTCTTGCTCGCGGCCCCTGAAGGATACGTCCGAGTTTTGGTGGATGAGGGCGAATCGATGGCCGCGCTGCTGCACATGGTCCTGTCCAGGCGGAAGGGGAAAAACGAAGCAGATTACGTCCAAAGGGTGCTTTCAGCGTTGCAAGCGGAGCAGCGAACACCGGGTTCCTTCTCCTTCAGCGCGCCGCCTCGGGAGCCGCCTCTTGAGGCGTTAACGGCCCGCGAGCAGAAAGTCCTCCGCGGGCTTTCGGCTGGTCTCTCGAATGCAGAGATTGCTGCCGAACTCGTGGTTTCCATCAACACGGTCAAGACCCAGGCGCGCAGCATCTACCGCAAACTGAACGTGAAGAATCGTCAAGAGGCGGTGGCGACTGCGCAGACCTGGAAGCTGCTCTAG
- a CDS encoding cytochrome P450, translating into MKTLARTTLHACLRRLDDPVVVADPFPWYAFLRRCGPLVFEPDGHRWVCTGYQEARAILGDQRGRFGALPVRWQASARECAPVQLPPLHQVLRLAAPFLEGPLHRQVRRALQPHCSPQMVEQRTAALQQLIDEQVAVLAPAPHEAGIDLLADFAEPLARAAQARFLTLPSDSLASLSRWGDAVQAALAGWAGYSTAQVEQLSEWLTEALEYFARLVKARRLHPQRDLVSHLLQVLGANRGVPRSAEQEAGSGAIVVATLLAMLAAGSHGVAHLIAMTLLWLWREPALREQLEHEPALWPAFLKEVARLDGPQHVLARQALQDVVLSNKRIRRGQTVLIVLAAADRDRLVYAPEPDACRLDRDQSHPPLAFGWGPHAWERTTRCIWCRWPPRHSSGSSRQLSWPSQSQRCAGRTWGPPPAAAGASRSQGSCARSCPHSDQPGEQRKERGFCENAALPEALYP; encoded by the coding sequence GTGAAAACGCTTGCCCGTACCACGCTCCATGCGTGCCTTCGTCGGCTTGATGATCCTGTGGTCGTCGCCGATCCCTTCCCGTGGTATGCCTTCCTTCGGCGCTGCGGGCCGCTCGTTTTTGAGCCAGACGGGCACCGCTGGGTCTGTACCGGTTATCAGGAGGCCAGAGCGATTCTGGGCGACCAGAGAGGGCGTTTTGGAGCGCTGCCGGTTCGCTGGCAAGCGAGTGCCAGGGAGTGCGCGCCGGTGCAACTGCCTCCCCTGCACCAGGTGCTCAGGCTCGCTGCGCCGTTCCTGGAAGGCCCGCTTCATCGCCAGGTCCGCAGAGCGCTGCAGCCGCATTGCAGCCCCCAGATGGTCGAGCAGAGGACGGCTGCACTGCAACAGCTGATCGATGAGCAGGTGGCTGTCTTGGCGCCTGCCCCCCATGAGGCCGGCATCGATCTGCTCGCGGATTTTGCTGAGCCGCTCGCACGCGCGGCTCAGGCCCGCTTCCTGACCCTGCCCTCCGACTCGCTGGCATCCCTCTCCCGCTGGGGTGACGCTGTTCAAGCGGCTCTCGCTGGGTGGGCTGGCTACTCAACGGCTCAGGTGGAGCAACTGTCTGAATGGTTGACCGAGGCCCTGGAGTATTTCGCTCGTCTGGTCAAGGCCCGCCGGCTCCATCCTCAGCGCGACCTGGTCAGCCACCTGCTGCAGGTCCTGGGAGCGAATCGAGGCGTCCCACGCTCAGCAGAGCAAGAAGCCGGCTCTGGTGCGATCGTGGTCGCCACGCTGCTGGCCATGCTGGCCGCAGGTTCTCACGGGGTGGCTCACCTGATCGCCATGACGCTGCTGTGGCTCTGGCGAGAGCCAGCTCTGCGCGAGCAGCTTGAGCACGAGCCGGCGCTCTGGCCTGCGTTCCTCAAAGAGGTCGCGCGGCTTGACGGTCCACAACACGTCCTCGCTCGTCAGGCGCTGCAGGATGTCGTCCTGAGCAACAAACGCATCCGGCGAGGGCAGACTGTGCTGATCGTGCTGGCAGCAGCCGATCGTGATCGGTTGGTGTACGCCCCAGAGCCAGATGCCTGCAGGCTTGATCGCGACCAGAGCCATCCGCCGCTCGCTTTTGGTTGGGGACCACATGCCTGGGAGAGGACCACACGCTGCATCTGGTGCAGATGGCCGCCTCGTCATTCCTCCGGCAGTTCCCGGCAGCTCAGCTGGCCGTCTCAGAGCCAGCGCTGTGCTGGAAGAACCTGGGGGCCTCCGCCTGCTGCAGCAGGTGCCAGTCGCTCTCAGGGCTCCTGCGCCAGGTCATGTCCCCATTCAGACCAGCCCGGTGAGCAGAGAAAGGAAAGAGGGTTCTGCGAAAACGCAGCTCTGCCGGAAGCCCTATACCCTTGA